Genomic window (Coriobacteriia bacterium):
AGGCCAACACCGCCTCTGTGATCGCGCTCGCGATCAAGGGGATCCTGTCCTACTCGTACCTTCCTCTGAGAACGATCACGTACATGGGCCTTGCGGTGTCGGCGTTCGCGTTCGCGTTTCTCTTCTACATCGTCTACCGCGCCGTATTCCACGGAGTGCCCTTTGCCGGGTTCGGCACGATCATGGGCGTCATGCTGCTTATGTTCGGGTTCCTCTTCACGATGCTCGGCGTGGTCGCTGAGTACATCGGGCTCATCTACGAAGAGGTCAAAGAGCGCCCAAATTACGTGGTTCGGGAGAAGGTCGGGCTGTAGGGCGGGGTCTTGGCCGGTCTGCCGACGAATCGCTGGCGTTAATGGCGTAGCGCAGCGATCAGGGTCTCGCTCATGCGATCGACAAAGTGTGCTTGCGTGTAGCGGGCGGCCGTATTGGACTCGACGAACGTTCGCGCCGCGCTCAGCCTCTCTGCTGCCTCGTCGTCGGTCATGCTCCGAAGGTGCTGTTCAAGTGACAGGTAGTCGCTGAACTGACGAAGGTCGATGAACGAACCCTTCGGGATGTAGTCCTCGATATCCGGTGCGCCGAGGTAGATCGGTACGGTCCCCGCGGCGAAGCAGTCGAAGATCTTCTCGGTGACGTAGCCGGGGAACGCGGTGTTCTCGAGGCACAGCGAGAAGCGGTACTCCGACAACTTCTCGACCTTCCCAAGCGCCGACACCTCGCCGCGGTAGCTCCGACGAATCGACTCACGTGTCGCAGAGTCGGCACCTGAAACCGGTTGATCCCACCCGCGTCCGAGCAGGTCGAAGTCGGTCGCGGCGCCGAAGTGGCGGATGGCTGCAAGTCGCTCAACGTAAAGCTCGCTTTGCATCCAGCTGTTCTTCGCACGTGCGGAACGCGCCTCGAGCGCGCGGAACCATCTGCCGGCCGATGGCTTGGGCTGTGACAGATCGAACGCCGGCTTAGGCCAGCCGAAGGCGCGCTTGTTCGCACTGACCATCGCAAGGAATCCGCGAGGTCTTCCCTCTCCAGCCCCGGCGGGAGTGAGGTCCGGATACGGCCAGTAGTGGTCGTGGAACGATCCCGTGCCGGTAGCCAGATCCCTGGCCCCGGGGAACAGGTACAGGTGCTCATACCAGGAGGAGACCTCGGGCAGGCTGCGGTAAAAGCGCCAGGAGATTATCGGTGACTCGCCGCTGAAGCAGGCTGCTCCCGTGAGGTTGTTCTCGAAGAGCAGAGCATGCGTAAATCGGCTGGTCTCGTGCCCCAACACGACCGTCTTTCGTGCGGCAGGCTTCTCGGCCAGGTACACATCGGCAGTCATCATCGCGATGCCCGAAGCGCGCAGCTGTTGGGCAAGCACCGCGATCGCGTCGGCGCCGGGATACTGCCGCATCAGTTCGATATTGAACACGCGATTCTTGAGGAACGGTTCGCCGTCTATGTCGAAGACGACGAGGTCCTCAGTGTGGTTCGGCATTACGGTGCCTCTTCCGGTGAACAACGGGTAGTGAAGGTTGCCGATGATATAGTTGCAGACCAGTCGTCGCGAGGTGCGACGCACAGTAGACGCCGTACACCCTCAAGGAGCCTTTCGCGTGGAAGTTCTCTCGCACGGGAGTGACCTGTGAGCATTGCGCGCAAGTCGGCTCTTGGCTTCGTTGGTCAAGTCTACATGTTGGCCATAGGGCTGCTCTCCACCATCATCGTAGCCAGGTTGCTCGGCCCCGAGGGCAAGGGCGTTTTGGCAATCGTGAGTGCGATTCCTGCGCTCGCGTTGGGAGTCGCATCTTTTGGGCTGGGCCCCTCGCTTGCCTATATGTCGGGCAAGGACCGCTACCCTGCGCGTGATCTCGCTTCCAGCGCGATTGCTTGGTCGCTCCTGCTGGGACTTGCGCTGGGCGTGTTGGTCTGGCTGTGCCGGGGCGTGCTGCTATCGTCCGTACTCAAGGGCTTGGGCTCATTCGAACTCATCGTCGTCCTGGCTTCACTGCCTGCGTTCTACCTCAGCGCGTTTCTGGGGGCATTGTTTATCGGACACGACAGGGCCGTGGAGTTCGCAGGTCTGCAGGCGGTTTCAGCGACTCTGAACTTCATTGCGGTAGTAGGGGCCTCGGTCTTCTACACTCGCAATGCGACCGCTATGGTGCTCGCTCTCGGCGTTGCGAGCCTGCTCGCCGCGCTGTACGGCCTGGTTGCCTATCGTGCATCCTTGACCCTTTCGCCCCGCAGGATTGCAGCTGTGACCAAGGAGGCCATCCCATACGCGGCCAAGTCGTATGTGGGACAAGCGACCACGATGTTCTTTCTTCGCGCAGACGTGTTCTTTCTCAACTACTTTGCTGGCCCTGCCGCGGTTGGCGTGTACAGCGTGGCAACCAACCTCGCCGAGAAGCTGTGGCTACTGAGCAACCCGGTCTCCAGTGCAATCTACAGCCAGATCACCGGCTCAGACCGTGAGGACGCACTCCGGATCACGACCCTGACCGGCCGCGCGCTACTCGTGCTCAACGGACTTGCGGCGGTGGCACTCGCTCTCATCGCGATTCCACTCGTGCCGCTGATCTACGGTTCCCAGTTCGCCAGCGCGACCACGTACCTCGCACTGTTGCTCCCCGGCGTCGTGGCCTACGCAATGTGCCAGCCCTACATTCACTTCTTCGCTGGTCAGCTCGGGCGACCGGCTGTCACATCCGCGCTCTCCGCAGTGATGATGGCCCTCAGTGCGGCGCTCTACCTGTGGCTGATCCCGATCATGGGCCCCGCCGGTGCCGCTGTGGGTTCGACACTCTCGTACAGCGTCGCGCTCATCGGCTATGCGTGGCTCTTGCCGCGAGCTACAGGAATCAGCGTGCGCGAGATGCTCGTACCGTCGCGCACGGATTGGGAGCTTTACCGATCGGTTGCAGCATCGATGCTTCGTCGCATGAGGCATCGAGGCGCGGCCTCAGCGAGCGAGGAGTAGGGCGTGCGCCTTCTGCGTCTGGTCAACAGGATTACGCCACCATTCATCTGGGACCTAGCGAAGCGGGTGATCGTCAGCGCAGACGATGTCGCGCTGGCACCCTTCACAGGCGATGCCATCGGGTCCTTCAGCCAGTACGGCGAGGACCTTGTGGTCGACGCGATTCTCGGCTCGCCAGCAGAGGGAGTCTACGTCGACGTCGGAGCCAACGATCCTGAGCTGCTGAGCAACACCATGCGCTTCTATCGTCGTGGATGGCGTGGCATCAGCGTGGAGCCGAACACTGAGTTGTGGACGGCCCTAGGACGGATGCGGCCGGAGGATATCAACCTCAATCTCGGGATTGCATCGGAGTCAGGGGAGATGACGTTCTACCGGATGGATCCGCCGACGCTGTCCACGTTCGACGAGGGAGCTTCCAGAGACAACCTCGAGCATCCTGGGTCGCGCGTGGTCGAAGAGCTGCCGGTCCGTGTCGAGCCGCTCGCCAAGATCCTTGGTGAGCATCTCGGCAACAGGATTATCGATCTTCTCTCCGTCGACACCGAGGGTCTCGACCTGCAGGTGCTCGGCAGCAACGACTGGAGTGTCTACCGCCCCCGGCTCGTCTTGGTGGAGGTGGCGTGGCGCGGGGCAGAGGTCGTGGCCTTCATGCAGGCACAGGAGTACGAGTTTGTATGGTGCAACGGCCCCAACGGGATATTCGCCGACTCCCGATGGCTGCTTAGCAGTGACGCGCGCTAGTACTTCCTGAATAGGCAGTCGAGTTGGTTAAGGCGCCAGCGCACATCGGGATCACTCTGTTCGACCTCGAAGAT
Coding sequences:
- a CDS encoding oligosaccharide flippase family protein; amino-acid sequence: MSIARKSALGFVGQVYMLAIGLLSTIIVARLLGPEGKGVLAIVSAIPALALGVASFGLGPSLAYMSGKDRYPARDLASSAIAWSLLLGLALGVLVWLCRGVLLSSVLKGLGSFELIVVLASLPAFYLSAFLGALFIGHDRAVEFAGLQAVSATLNFIAVVGASVFYTRNATAMVLALGVASLLAALYGLVAYRASLTLSPRRIAAVTKEAIPYAAKSYVGQATTMFFLRADVFFLNYFAGPAAVGVYSVATNLAEKLWLLSNPVSSAIYSQITGSDREDALRITTLTGRALLVLNGLAAVALALIAIPLVPLIYGSQFASATTYLALLLPGVVAYAMCQPYIHFFAGQLGRPAVTSALSAVMMALSAALYLWLIPIMGPAGAAVGSTLSYSVALIGYAWLLPRATGISVREMLVPSRTDWELYRSVAASMLRRMRHRGAASASEE
- a CDS encoding FkbM family methyltransferase, with the translated sequence MRLLRLVNRITPPFIWDLAKRVIVSADDVALAPFTGDAIGSFSQYGEDLVVDAILGSPAEGVYVDVGANDPELLSNTMRFYRRGWRGISVEPNTELWTALGRMRPEDINLNLGIASESGEMTFYRMDPPTLSTFDEGASRDNLEHPGSRVVEELPVRVEPLAKILGEHLGNRIIDLLSVDTEGLDLQVLGSNDWSVYRPRLVLVEVAWRGAEVVAFMQAQEYEFVWCNGPNGIFADSRWLLSSDAR